One Echinicola strongylocentroti DNA window includes the following coding sequences:
- a CDS encoding GumC family protein, translating to MSNNEFEHYTEGGNDTFDFKELFSKYLRYWPIIILSMVVFGAAAYFYNQTQPSEYKVSGKLLIEEDAQRGNILNLTNMPQDFNNSLINKMANDGHQLKSYNLANEVLDLVDFDVEYYTETTFKDVEIYQSAPIKVEVDWNHPQLTENKFKIEWKNADNFILTYTSPEYVLQTPEDNKLTPIEINTTPKAFPFNRWIETPHARIRVVPLQTSAPGATKVILRNRKSLLGQYTGENLTIAPMDAMSSILNISLITTVPEKGSHYVNTLLETFLDNSLEEKNLQARKTVDFIDNQISGVSDTLSTIESKLESFRSKNKTYNIGTEGSSIFQKITELESELNQENFKNEYYKNLQSYLSKEDYSDIILPSGIGIEDPILNKLIQDLILLQSERSQYLATQTASAPNVREVSKKIEDLNKSINEVLKNTINNSDRLVSSLQNRLYKLESEFKKLPSTEQDLLRIQRSFTLNENIYTFLMQRRAEAAISMVSTTAPDKIMESAKPSYIPLPLKPLTNYILGIAIGFILPVLIISILIFSNVKVKERKELEAKLNNPVLTSIGHNRNKNNLVVLNKNKSSIAEAFRSLRTNLTFIVPKEEKITIAITSSIAGEGKSFTSINLASAYSIAEKKTILVGCDMHKPKLFNDFKLSNTVGLSTYLSKQVNDVNAVIQKSPYPNLDLIVAGPTPPNPAELLIGSQFETMINELKEKYDVIIFDTPPIGLTSETLAVLKMVNVTLCLIRHNYSDKSFIDDINSLKDKKGFRNIYTVFNDVPSKELNYGGYGYGYYSDDKNKSSMINKIFKGGSGRAAV from the coding sequence ATGAGCAACAACGAATTCGAACACTATACTGAGGGAGGTAACGATACTTTTGACTTCAAGGAGCTGTTCTCAAAGTACTTGAGATATTGGCCTATCATCATCTTATCGATGGTGGTATTTGGAGCAGCTGCCTATTTCTATAACCAAACACAGCCTTCTGAATATAAAGTCAGCGGAAAATTATTGATTGAAGAAGATGCACAAAGAGGCAATATACTCAACCTCACCAACATGCCTCAAGATTTCAATAACTCACTCATCAATAAAATGGCCAATGATGGCCACCAATTGAAGTCCTATAACTTGGCCAATGAGGTACTTGATTTGGTAGATTTTGATGTAGAATATTATACAGAAACCACGTTCAAGGACGTAGAAATCTATCAATCTGCACCTATTAAGGTGGAAGTGGACTGGAACCATCCACAATTGACCGAAAACAAGTTTAAGATCGAATGGAAAAACGCTGATAACTTCATTCTTACTTATACTAGTCCCGAATACGTACTTCAAACCCCGGAGGACAATAAATTGACTCCAATAGAGATCAACACCACACCTAAGGCCTTTCCCTTTAATAGATGGATAGAAACACCTCATGCCAGGATCAGAGTAGTTCCCCTGCAAACGAGCGCACCAGGAGCAACAAAGGTGATACTAAGAAACAGGAAAAGCCTCCTCGGACAATATACCGGTGAAAACCTCACCATAGCGCCTATGGATGCCATGAGCTCTATTCTGAACATCTCTCTGATCACTACTGTTCCAGAAAAAGGCAGCCATTATGTAAACACCCTATTGGAAACCTTCCTTGACAATTCACTGGAAGAGAAAAACTTGCAAGCTCGGAAAACGGTTGATTTCATCGACAACCAAATCAGTGGCGTATCGGACACTTTATCAACCATAGAGAGCAAGCTAGAATCGTTTAGGAGTAAAAATAAAACCTACAACATCGGAACAGAAGGAAGTTCTATTTTTCAAAAAATCACTGAACTCGAATCAGAACTCAATCAAGAGAACTTCAAGAACGAGTACTACAAAAACCTGCAAAGTTACCTATCAAAGGAAGATTATAGTGATATCATCCTTCCATCTGGTATTGGGATAGAAGATCCGATTCTAAACAAGTTAATCCAAGACCTTATTCTTCTCCAATCAGAACGTTCACAATACCTTGCCACCCAAACTGCCTCTGCACCAAATGTAAGAGAAGTAAGCAAAAAGATCGAAGACCTGAACAAGTCCATTAATGAGGTCCTCAAAAACACCATTAATAACTCGGACAGGCTGGTGTCTAGTCTTCAAAATAGACTCTACAAGCTAGAAAGTGAATTCAAGAAATTACCTAGTACCGAGCAGGACCTATTGAGGATCCAGCGGTCATTTACATTGAACGAAAACATCTATACCTTCTTAATGCAAAGAAGGGCTGAAGCGGCTATTTCCATGGTTTCTACCACTGCACCGGACAAAATTATGGAAAGTGCAAAGCCTTCCTATATTCCGCTTCCCTTGAAGCCATTGACCAATTACATATTGGGCATAGCAATAGGATTTATTCTGCCTGTATTGATTATCAGTATTTTGATCTTCTCTAATGTCAAGGTGAAGGAGAGAAAAGAGCTAGAAGCAAAGCTCAATAATCCAGTATTAACTTCCATTGGCCATAACAGAAACAAGAACAACCTTGTAGTGCTCAATAAGAACAAATCATCTATTGCCGAGGCGTTCAGGTCCCTACGGACCAACTTGACCTTTATCGTACCCAAGGAGGAGAAAATCACAATAGCCATTACGTCCTCTATAGCAGGGGAAGGAAAAAGCTTTACGTCTATCAACTTGGCATCTGCCTATTCGATAGCCGAAAAGAAAACCATACTAGTGGGGTGTGACATGCATAAGCCAAAGCTTTTCAATGACTTTAAATTAAGCAATACGGTTGGATTATCCACTTATCTCAGCAAACAGGTAAATGATGTAAATGCCGTCATTCAAAAATCCCCCTACCCTAACCTGGACCTGATAGTCGCGGGGCCGACACCTCCAAATCCTGCCGAACTTCTCATCGGAAGTCAATTTGAGACAATGATAAATGAGCTGAAAGAGAAGTACGATGTGATTATTTTTGACACGCCTCCAATAGGACTGACCAGTGAGACGCTTGCTGTGTTAAAAATGGTCAATGTCACCCTATGTCTAATCAGGCATAACTACAGTGACAAGAGCTTCATCGATGACATCAATAGCCTGAAAGACAAGAAAGGTTTCAGAAATATCTACACCGTCTTCAATGACGTCCCTTCCAAGGAACTTAATTATGGTGGATATGGATATGGATACTATTCTGATGACAAGAATAAATCCAGCATGATCAATAAAATATTCAAAGGAGGAAGCGGAAGAGCTGCTGTATAA
- a CDS encoding polysaccharide biosynthesis/export family protein, which yields MKQIRNFTIFCLVGLLSFSCISNKKLIYLQEQDADKMVATSGDLKVHKYEDYKLQLNDVLDVNIRTTSPELNLLFNDSDASSSSNAMRGGLADGGDVYFMTGYTIDDEGYIELPVIGNLKVVGLTVEEAKTIVEEEVIQYVNSASDYFVRVRLGGMRYSALGEFNNPGKYTILQNRVTIFEAIANAGEMTTVANRHKVTLIRQYPEGSKVYKMNLLDERIMESDLYFLRPNDLIYVEPMKVRELGTGATFVQTFQLLVTTLTLGVLIYNATNNN from the coding sequence ATGAAACAAATAAGAAACTTTACAATTTTCTGCTTAGTCGGCCTACTTTCTTTTAGTTGCATATCCAACAAGAAGTTAATCTATCTGCAAGAGCAGGATGCTGACAAAATGGTGGCCACTTCAGGCGATCTAAAAGTACATAAATACGAAGATTACAAATTGCAATTAAATGACGTGCTAGATGTAAACATCAGAACCACAAGTCCCGAACTTAATTTACTTTTTAATGATTCGGACGCATCATCAAGCAGTAACGCCATGCGAGGTGGCCTTGCAGATGGTGGAGATGTCTATTTCATGACAGGCTACACTATTGACGATGAAGGATATATAGAGCTACCGGTTATCGGCAACCTCAAAGTAGTGGGCCTTACTGTAGAAGAGGCCAAAACGATAGTCGAGGAAGAAGTGATCCAGTATGTGAATTCAGCATCTGATTACTTTGTCCGTGTACGCTTGGGAGGAATGCGCTACAGTGCATTAGGAGAATTCAACAACCCTGGAAAATACACCATTTTACAGAATAGAGTAACCATTTTCGAAGCTATTGCCAATGCTGGCGAAATGACTACAGTCGCCAACCGACATAAAGTCACCCTTATTCGTCAGTATCCAGAAGGGTCCAAAGTATACAAAATGAACCTTCTGGATGAGCGGATCATGGAATCTGACCTGTACTTTTTACGCCCAAATGACCTCATATACGTGGAACCGATGAAAGTAAGAGAGCTTGGAACTGGCGCTACATTCGTACAGACCTTCCAATTACTCGTCACCACACTTACTCTTGGAGTATTGATCTATAATGCCACCAATAACAACTAA
- a CDS encoding deoxycytidylate deaminase, which produces MSKPDFDDIFMELAVNLAKRSHCIKKHVGAVLTKETRIISIGYNGPPSGTHNCDEEFPEDGCSRDSKGSCSLAIHAEQNAILYAVKNNASVEGSTLYVTLAPCLACARIIYSMGVAKVVYMYSYAEYKGLPFDEGVEFLKKFGVEVEKYEKKITYEDHLI; this is translated from the coding sequence ATGAGCAAACCTGATTTTGATGATATTTTTATGGAATTGGCGGTCAATCTGGCCAAGCGTTCGCATTGTATCAAAAAGCATGTAGGAGCTGTCCTTACCAAAGAAACAAGGATCATTTCCATAGGATATAATGGTCCTCCATCTGGTACTCATAATTGTGACGAGGAATTTCCGGAGGATGGATGTAGCCGGGATAGTAAGGGTAGTTGCTCATTGGCCATCCATGCCGAACAGAATGCGATTCTTTATGCGGTAAAGAACAATGCTTCAGTGGAAGGATCCACTTTATATGTGACACTGGCGCCTTGCTTGGCATGTGCCAGGATCATCTATTCCATGGGCGTAGCGAAAGTGGTTTATATGTATTCCTATGCGGAATATAAAGGACTTCCCTTCGACGAGGGGGTAGAATTTCTGAAAAAATTCGGTGTAGAGGTGGAAAAATACGAAAAGAAGATCACCTATGAGGATCACCTGATTTAA
- the murB gene encoding UDP-N-acetylmuramate dehydrogenase: protein MNIQENISLKPYNTFQIDKKARFFVEVNSAEEIKEALTLAKDQRLPVFILGGGSNILLTKDIFALVIKINIKGIEVIQEDEHHVWAKVGAGEIWHDFVNHAIRLQWAGVENLSLIPGTVGASPMQNIGAYGVEIKEVFDHLEAIHRKTLTSTTFDKDQCHFGYRESIFKNVVKDQYIITHVIYKLSKKPTFNISYGAIRSTLDSMGIGDDYSIKDISDAVIQIRQEKLPDPALLGNAGSFFKNPVLSKDHFNALKKQFPEIPHYPHAAGIKVPAAWLIEKSGWKGRTFGNIGVHKNQPLVLVNYGNGEGEAIKALSERIQKDIKERFGVVLSPEVNFI, encoded by the coding sequence ATGAATATACAAGAAAACATTTCTTTAAAACCATATAATACCTTTCAAATTGACAAAAAAGCCAGATTTTTTGTAGAAGTAAATTCAGCCGAGGAAATCAAGGAAGCCCTCACGCTGGCCAAAGACCAACGGTTACCGGTCTTTATCCTCGGTGGCGGCAGCAATATTTTACTGACCAAAGACATCTTTGCCCTGGTGATCAAGATAAATATCAAAGGCATCGAAGTCATCCAGGAAGACGAACATCATGTATGGGCAAAAGTAGGCGCTGGAGAAATATGGCATGATTTTGTAAACCATGCGATCCGTCTTCAGTGGGCCGGCGTCGAAAACCTCTCCCTCATCCCCGGTACAGTGGGGGCTTCCCCAATGCAAAACATCGGTGCCTATGGAGTAGAAATCAAAGAGGTCTTTGACCATCTTGAAGCAATCCATAGAAAAACCTTAACATCGACCACTTTCGATAAAGACCAATGCCATTTTGGATATAGGGAAAGCATCTTCAAAAATGTGGTAAAGGACCAGTACATCATTACGCACGTCATCTATAAGCTATCCAAAAAACCAACTTTCAATATTAGCTACGGAGCCATTCGCTCTACATTGGACAGCATGGGCATTGGAGATGATTATAGTATAAAAGACATCAGCGATGCAGTCATACAGATTAGGCAGGAAAAACTTCCGGACCCGGCCCTTTTGGGCAATGCGGGAAGTTTTTTTAAGAACCCTGTGCTATCGAAGGATCACTTCAATGCATTGAAAAAGCAATTTCCGGAAATCCCTCATTACCCCCACGCAGCAGGAATAAAAGTCCCTGCCGCTTGGCTGATCGAAAAGTCAGGCTGGAAAGGCAGGACTTTTGGGAATATCGGTGTTCATAAAAACCAGCCCCTTGTTTTGGTTAATTACGGTAACGGAGAAGGTGAAGCGATCAAAGCCCTTTCTGAAAGAATCCAAAAGGACATCAAGGAGAGGTTTGGTGTGGTCTTAAGCCCTGAAGTCAATTTCATCTGA
- a CDS encoding succinylglutamate desuccinylase/aspartoacylase family protein, with amino-acid sequence MKEMIINGIRIRPGQSINIEIAIARLPTHTLIDLPVFIRRAKEDGPVVLISGGVHGDEINGIVAVKRMLEEDLFQPVRGTIIYIPLVNVYGFLSNSRTFPDGRDLNRSFPGNNKGSLASQIAYILTTQIIPVIDFGIDIHTGGRMLGNYPQIRVDFRDKVGLEMAQAFGARFVLNSSHIDKSFRKEAFKKKKHILVYEGGESMRLDEFSVDEAIRGTKRLLSHLGIIEEEIYPEESIIIKESSWTRAKISGIFTPAVQIGDQVKKRQVLARISDPYGQVKVPVKSSSNGFIVGLNNSPVVNAGDALFHIGKD; translated from the coding sequence ATGAAAGAAATGATAATTAATGGCATTAGGATTCGACCTGGACAATCAATCAATATTGAAATTGCCATTGCCAGATTACCTACGCATACATTAATTGATCTCCCTGTATTTATCCGAAGAGCCAAAGAGGACGGACCAGTGGTCTTGATCAGCGGAGGAGTGCACGGAGATGAAATCAACGGAATAGTGGCTGTGAAGAGAATGCTCGAAGAAGACCTTTTTCAGCCTGTGCGTGGTACGATTATATATATACCATTAGTGAATGTGTATGGTTTTTTGAGCAATAGCCGAACGTTTCCAGATGGAAGGGACCTGAACAGGAGCTTCCCAGGAAATAATAAAGGGTCTCTTGCTTCTCAGATAGCCTATATCCTTACGACCCAGATTATCCCTGTGATAGATTTTGGGATAGATATCCATACAGGAGGACGAATGCTGGGGAATTACCCTCAAATAAGAGTGGACTTTAGGGATAAGGTGGGATTGGAAATGGCACAGGCATTTGGTGCACGATTTGTCCTGAATTCTTCACACATTGATAAGTCCTTTAGAAAGGAAGCTTTTAAGAAAAAGAAACATATTTTAGTTTATGAAGGCGGTGAGTCCATGCGATTGGATGAATTCTCTGTCGACGAAGCAATAAGGGGCACCAAGAGATTGTTGAGCCATCTTGGCATAATCGAAGAGGAAATATATCCAGAAGAGTCCATCATTATCAAGGAGAGCTCCTGGACCAGGGCCAAAATATCGGGGATTTTTACCCCTGCCGTGCAGATAGGTGACCAAGTGAAAAAGAGACAGGTGCTAGCGCGCATTTCAGATCCTTATGGTCAAGTGAAAGTACCAGTTAAAAGTAGCTCGAACGGGTTTATCGTAGGGCTCAACAATTCCCCGGTAGTTAATGCGGGTGATGCACTGTTTCATATAGGGAAAGATTAG
- the egtB gene encoding ergothioneine biosynthesis protein EgtB, protein MMTFDHYKQIRERSEYLCSNLETEDFTIQAAEHVSPAKWHLAHTSWFFETFVLKSFLPDYQEFHPDFSFFFNSYYNAVGERTARHHRGLMTRPTTEEVFDYRGYVDEQMNFLIDGYLTDEVIEIVLLGLNHEQQHQELLLTDLKYNLWQNPLLPAVLNIKEYPKQPERRWIQIKEGVYEIGHQGEGFCYDNERANHKVYLESYSIADRLVSNKEYLKFVQEGGYDRPEFWHSDGWAWLKAEGVKSPLYWLVNNDDNFCYTLDGKRELDLEAPLAHVSFYEAAAYAEWAGYRLPTEAEWEVASSEFSWGKRWEWTNSAYLPYPRYQKAPGAIGEYNGKFMVNQMVLRGASVATSPGHSRSTYRNFFHPHYQWQFTGIRLCQKIN, encoded by the coding sequence ATGATGACTTTTGACCATTATAAACAAATCAGGGAAAGAAGCGAATACCTTTGTTCCAATTTAGAAACAGAGGATTTTACCATTCAGGCAGCTGAACACGTGAGTCCAGCAAAATGGCATTTGGCACATACCAGTTGGTTTTTTGAGACCTTTGTGCTAAAATCCTTTCTTCCGGACTATCAGGAATTCCACCCGGATTTCAGCTTCTTTTTCAATAGTTATTACAATGCCGTAGGAGAGAGGACGGCCAGGCATCACCGGGGACTGATGACGAGACCCACTACCGAAGAGGTATTTGATTACAGGGGGTATGTCGATGAGCAAATGAACTTCCTTATCGATGGATACTTGACCGATGAAGTGATAGAGATTGTTTTATTGGGGCTTAATCATGAACAGCAACACCAAGAACTGCTCCTTACAGACTTAAAATATAACCTATGGCAAAACCCTCTTTTGCCAGCAGTCCTTAATATTAAGGAGTATCCAAAACAGCCAGAACGTAGATGGATACAAATTAAGGAAGGCGTTTACGAAATTGGCCACCAAGGAGAGGGGTTTTGTTATGACAACGAAAGGGCCAATCATAAGGTCTATTTGGAGAGTTATTCGATCGCCGATCGGTTGGTGTCCAATAAGGAGTACTTGAAATTTGTCCAAGAAGGGGGGTATGATCGCCCTGAATTTTGGCACTCCGATGGATGGGCTTGGTTGAAAGCGGAAGGAGTAAAGTCACCTTTGTATTGGCTGGTGAATAATGATGACAATTTTTGTTATACGCTGGATGGTAAGCGGGAGCTGGACCTAGAGGCGCCTTTGGCACACGTCTCCTTTTATGAGGCCGCTGCCTATGCCGAATGGGCGGGGTATCGTCTTCCCACAGAAGCAGAGTGGGAAGTGGCCAGTAGTGAGTTTTCGTGGGGAAAAAGGTGGGAATGGACCAATTCTGCTTATTTGCCCTATCCAAGATATCAAAAGGCGCCGGGGGCCATAGGTGAGTACAATGGGAAGTTTATGGTGAACCAAATGGTGCTCAGAGGAGCATCCGTCGCCACGTCTCCCGGACATTCCAGAAGTACATATCGTAATTTCTTTCACCCGCACTATCAGTGGCAGTTTACTGGAATTAGACTTTGTCAGAAAATAAACTAA
- the egtD gene encoding L-histidine N(alpha)-methyltransferase, giving the protein MEYAINTETEFARDVLEGLTATNKHLSSKYFYDQRGDVLFQKIMKLPEYYLTQKEFSILDQYKDAILQPFLSSGQPFNLVEMGAGDGLKTKILLRYLQDSGCNYTYYPIDISGTVLEQLKCDLKQDFPSMCITPITGTYKRALEEQKWEEGRRNLFLFLGANIGNFDRELAVNMLRRISEALNAGDYLLIGFDLKKDPEVILQAYNDPKGVTRDFNLNILSRINKELGGDFDLAKFKHWPMYDPLTGECRSYLISMETQKVTISGLDKEVYFEKAEPIHTEVSKKYNNYELGQLAEESGFVITRDFEDKEHFFTDSLWQKQ; this is encoded by the coding sequence ATGGAATACGCAATAAATACCGAAACTGAGTTTGCCAGAGATGTTCTGGAAGGACTTACTGCTACAAATAAGCATTTATCGTCAAAATATTTTTATGACCAGCGTGGCGATGTTCTGTTTCAAAAGATCATGAAATTACCTGAATATTATTTGACACAAAAGGAGTTCTCCATTTTAGACCAATATAAAGACGCTATCCTCCAACCGTTTTTATCATCAGGACAGCCCTTCAATTTGGTGGAAATGGGGGCTGGTGATGGCTTGAAAACTAAAATCTTATTACGCTATCTACAGGATAGTGGCTGCAACTATACCTATTATCCGATTGATATTTCTGGGACAGTACTCGAACAGCTCAAATGTGATCTGAAACAAGACTTCCCCTCTATGTGCATCACACCGATCACAGGTACGTATAAACGGGCACTTGAAGAACAGAAATGGGAGGAAGGAAGGCGTAATTTGTTCCTTTTTTTAGGGGCGAATATTGGTAATTTTGATAGAGAGCTAGCGGTAAATATGCTAAGGCGCATTTCGGAAGCGTTGAATGCGGGGGATTATTTGTTGATTGGCTTTGACCTGAAGAAGGATCCAGAGGTGATCCTCCAAGCTTATAATGACCCTAAGGGAGTAACCCGTGATTTTAATCTCAATATACTTTCGCGAATAAACAAGGAACTTGGTGGGGACTTTGACCTTGCCAAATTTAAACATTGGCCCATGTATGACCCTCTGACGGGGGAATGCCGCAGTTACTTGATCAGCATGGAAACCCAAAAAGTCACCATTAGCGGATTGGACAAAGAAGTATATTTTGAAAAGGCTGAACCTATTCATACAGAAGTGTCAAAAAAATACAACAATTACGAACTTGGTCAGCTGGCAGAGGAAAGTGGTTTTGTGATAACGAGGGATTTTGAAGACAAAGAGCATTTCTTTACAGATAGCCTTTGGCAGAAGCAGTAA
- a CDS encoding tRNA pseudouridine synthase A has translation MKTKSISLQIAFGRSSKGFVSCGADGYLRDSLKKYLMQSKPFTYLFYVQYLGFRYHGWQKQPGVKTIQEMLERSFKGWLGHGEFKLLGAGRTDAGVSCIQGAFELFSAYEEQLEGMVKGVNAFLPDDIRLLSASTIGPDFNIIQDVREKEYRYYFSFGEKPHPFSAPYVVVFPEVLDIPLIQEAAQLFEGMNDFRNFCTKPKPDAVFCREITSSSVTAFKQPESNWEIESAIYCFSVKGKGFMRNQVRLMMGTLYDLGRGKITIHELDQALKGANDVFPLSEKAPARGLVLQEVLF, from the coding sequence TTGAAGACAAAGAGCATTTCTTTACAGATAGCCTTTGGCAGAAGCAGTAAGGGTTTTGTTTCTTGTGGAGCTGATGGTTACCTTCGCGATTCGTTAAAGAAATACCTTATGCAAAGCAAGCCCTTTACCTATTTATTCTATGTGCAGTACCTTGGTTTTCGGTATCACGGTTGGCAGAAACAACCCGGGGTAAAGACTATCCAAGAAATGCTCGAAAGGAGTTTTAAAGGGTGGCTGGGACATGGGGAGTTTAAGCTTCTGGGTGCTGGAAGGACAGATGCTGGAGTGTCTTGCATCCAAGGGGCTTTCGAGCTTTTTTCAGCTTATGAGGAGCAGCTGGAGGGAATGGTGAAAGGAGTGAATGCTTTTCTTCCTGATGATATTCGCCTCCTATCGGCATCGACTATTGGGCCGGACTTTAACATTATTCAAGACGTTAGGGAAAAAGAATACCGTTATTATTTTTCTTTTGGAGAGAAACCTCATCCTTTTTCGGCTCCCTATGTAGTGGTATTTCCCGAAGTCCTTGACATTCCATTGATCCAAGAAGCGGCCCAACTTTTTGAAGGGATGAACGATTTTAGGAATTTCTGTACCAAACCGAAGCCTGATGCGGTGTTTTGTCGTGAAATCACCTCTTCATCCGTGACTGCATTTAAGCAGCCTGAATCCAATTGGGAGATTGAGTCTGCGATCTATTGTTTCAGCGTTAAGGGGAAAGGTTTTATGAGAAACCAAGTGCGGTTAATGATGGGGACACTCTATGATTTGGGGCGGGGGAAAATCACTATCCATGAGCTAGATCAAGCCCTGAAAGGGGCAAATGATGTGTTCCCGTTAAGTGAAAAAGCTCCAGCACGGGGATTGGTGTTGCAAGAGGTGCTATTCTAA